In the genome of Anomalospiza imberbis isolate Cuckoo-Finch-1a 21T00152 chromosome 27, ASM3175350v1, whole genome shotgun sequence, one region contains:
- the LOC137462994 gene encoding LOW QUALITY PROTEIN: transducin-like enhancer protein 1 (The sequence of the model RefSeq protein was modified relative to this genomic sequence to represent the inferred CDS: inserted 2 bases in 1 codon), producing the protein MGRQLRAPHVGAAALGALPLAGGGGDCPHGPGPTWSWRSRSFIDRAPQSGGRAGGAGRGGAGRGGAGRGGGSARLGCTRLDSARPGPAQPGSARPASARLHRARLGPARPAPPQGRAPGAGAGSGTRSAGLIRSWEQFPGPVPRLRRXARAAGGSRACPVPRMFPQNRPPAHLQAPSAASGAAVAASAIPSTPQSLKLTYPETLDRIKEEFQFLQNQYHSLKLECEKLATEKTEIQRHYVMYYEMSYGLNIEMHKQTEIAKRLNVICAQLIPFLSQEHQQQVVQAVERAKQVTMTDLNAAIGHQLQTQHLSHHAPPIPLTPHPSGMQPAGLAGISSASGLLALSGALGAQAQLLAKDDRGVHDTEPRATDRDPGPSSLALSNGERARAIAEYLSSSKKRKVEEKDFVTDYGSDADKSEDNLVVDEDPSSPHSVHSYSSRENGVEKVPLGRKEAMPLSPTSMASSSSTSPSRSKDAPTVEKAGTPSLKSSTPTSQGDTLPGSSSAQQFRPAAAKVPVDPLALGLRNPLGVQSPYSAAFGLAHPAVNGDVAGTGAYASLHLMSPQLNGAAAAVGAGGYGRSPLVGYDPHPHMRVPGLVAGMQVGTSGKPAYSFHVSADGQMQPVPFPPDALIGSGIPRHARQLHTLTHGEVVCAVTISNSTRHVYTGGKGCVKVWDVGQPGTKTAVAQLDCLNRDNYIRSCKLLPDGRSLIVGGEASTLSIWDLAAPTPRIKAELTSSAPACYALAISPDAKVCFSCCSDGNIVVWDLQNQTLVRQFQGHTDGASCIDISNDGTKLWTGGLDNTVRCWDLREGRQLQQHDFSSQIFSLGYCPMGEWLAVGMESSNVEILHVTKPDKYQLHLHESCVLSLKFASCGKWFVSTGKDNLLNAWRTPYGASIFQSKETSSVLSCDISTDDQFIVTGSGDKKATVYEIIY; encoded by the exons ATGGGGAGGCAGCTCCGCGCGCCCCACGTGGGGGCGGCCGCCCTGGgcgcgctcccattggctggcGGCGGGGGCGATTGCCCGCACGGGCCAGGCCCCACGTGGAGCTGGCGCTCGCGCTCGTTCATTGATCGCGCTCCGCAGAGCGGCGGccgcgcgggcggggcggggcggggcggggcggggcggggcggggcggggcggggcgggggctcggcccggctcggctgcACTCGGCTGGactcggctcggcccggcccggcccagcccggctCGGCTCGCCCCGCCTCGGCTCGGCTCCAccgggctcggctcggcccggcccggcccgccccgccgcagggGCGCGCGcctggggccggggccgggtCTGGGACCCGCAGCGCG GGCCTGATCCGGAGCTGGGAGCAGTTTCCAGGCCCTGTCCCGCGCCTGCGGCG GGCCCGCGCGGCCGGAGGGTCCCGGGCCTGTCCGGTGCCAAGGATGTTCCCGCAGAACAGGCCCCCG GCCCATCTCCAGGCACCCTCTGCTGCCTCGGGAGCCGCTGTTGCTGCCagtgccatccccagcaccccccagtCCCTCAAGCTGACTTACCCAGAGACCTTGGATCGCATCAAGGAGGAATTCCAGTTCCTGCAGAACCAATACCACAG CTTGAAGTTAGAATGTGAAAAGCTGGcaacagaaaaaacagaaatccaGCGTCATTATGTCATG TACTACGAGATGTCCTATGGCCTGAACATCGAGATGCACAAACAG ACGGAGATCGCCAAGCGGCTCAACGTGATCTGCGCCCAGCTCATCCCGTTCCTGTCTCAGGAG caccagcagcaggtgGTCCAGGCTGTGGAGCGAGCGAAGCAGGTGACTATGACCGACCTGAACGCGGCCATCGGG caccagctgcagACCCAGCACCTCTCGCACCACGCTCCCCCCATCCCGCTGACCCCCCACCCCTCTGGAATGCAGCCCGCTGGCCTCGCTGGCATCAGCAGTGCCTCGGGGCTGCTGGCACTCTCGGGGGCACTGGGGGCCCAGGCCCAGCTCCTTGCCAAGGATGACCGAGGAGTCCATGACACAGAGCCCAGGG CGACAGACCGAGACCCCGGCCCT agctccctggcGCTGTCAAACGGGGAGCGCGCGCGAGCCATCGCCGAGTAcctgagcagcagcaagaagaggaaggtggaggagaaggacttTGTTACAGACTAt GGCAGCGATGCAGACAAAAGTGAAGACAACTTGGTGGTGGATGAG gacccctctTCCCCGCACAGCGTCCATTCCTACTCATCCCGGGAGAACGGGGTGGAGAAGGTCCCACTGGGCAGGAAGGAGGCCATGCCCCTCAGTCCGACCTCCATggcctcctccagcagcacgTCCCCATCTCGGAGCAAGGATGCACCCACG GTGGAGAAGGCAGGAACGCCCAGCCTGAAGTCCAGCACCCCCACCTCCCAGGGTGACACCCTCCCAGgctccagcagtgcccagcagttTCGCCCCGCCGCTGCCAAGGTCCCCGTGGACCCCCTGG ccctgggccTGAGGAATCCGCTGGGAGTGCAGAGCCCCTACTCGGCCGCCTTTGGCTTGGCTCACCCTGCGGTCAACGGGGACGTGGCCGGGACCGGCGCCTACGCCAGCCTGCACCTCATGTCCCCGCAGCTCAACGGGGCTGCGGCCGCCGTGGGAGCCGGCGGCTATGGGCGCTCGCCCCTG GTGGGCTATGACCCGCACCCCCACATGCGCGTCCCAGGGCTGGTGGCCGGCATGCAAGTGGGAACCTCGGGCAAGCC TGCCTACTCCTTCCACGTCAGCGCCGACGGGCAGATGCAGCCGGTGCCTTTCCCCCCCGACGCCCTCATCGGCTCCGGCATCCCCCGGCACGCGCGGCAGCTGCACACCCTGACCCACGGCGAGGTGGTCTGTGCTGTCACCATCAGCAACTCCACGCGACACGTCTACACTGGGGGCAAGGGCTGTGTCAAGGTCTGGGACGTGGGGCAGCCGGGCACCAAGACGGCCGTGGCTCAGCTGGACTGCctg AACCGTGACAACTACATCCGTTCCTGCAAGCTGCTCCCCGACGGCCGCAGCCTGATCGTGGGGGGGGAGGCCAGCACCCTGTCCATCTGGGACCTGGCAGCCCCCACGCCCCGCATCAAGGCTGAGCTCACCTCCTCTGCCCCCGCCTGCTACGCCCTGGCCATCAGCCCTGACGCCAAAGtctgcttctcctgctgcagcgACGGCAACATCGTGGTGTGGGACCTGCAGAACCAGACACTGGTCAG GCAGTTTCAAGGCCACACGGATGGTGCCAGCTGCATTGACATCTCCAATGATGGCACCAAGCTGTGGACAGGGGGGCTGGACAACACCGTGCGCTGCTGGGACCTGCGGGAGGggcggcagctgcagcagcacgaCTTCAGCTCCCAG ATCTTCTCCCTGGGCTACTGCCCCATGGGAGAGTGGCTGGCAGTGGGCATGGAGAGCAGCAACGTGGAGATCCTGCACGTCACCAAACCCGACAAGTACCAGCTGCACCTCCACGAGAGCTGTGTCCTCTCTCTCAAATTCGCCTCCTGTG GGAAGTGGTTCGTGAGCACGGGGAAGGACAACCTGCTCAACGCCTGGCGGACGCCCTACGGAGCCAGCATCTTCCAG TCCAAGGAAACCTCCTCAGTCCTCAGCTGTGACATCTCCACGGACGACCAGTTCATCGTGACGGGCTCAGGGGACAAGAAAGCGACAGTTTACGAGATCATTTACTGA
- the PLPP2 gene encoding phospholipid phosphatase 2 isoform X1: MERRKVFVALDVLCLAVASLPFIILTLVNSPYKRGFYCNDDSIRYPYKADTITHGLMAGVTISCTVIIISSGEAYLVYTERLYSKSEFNNYLAALYKVVGTFLFGGAISQSLTDLAKYMIGRLRPNFLAVCNPDWSKVNCSIYVQLENVCQGESRNVTESRLSFYSGHSSFGMYCMMFLALYVQARLVGKWARLLRPTIQFFLIAFAIYVGYTRVSDYKHHWSDVLVGLLQGALIAVLIVHYVSDFFKHRPPRQCEEKDPERKPSLPLTLSDPDHNHYSYRGAP, from the exons ATGGAGCGCAGGAAGGTCTTCGTGGCGCTCGACGTGCTGTGCCTGGCGGTCG CGTCTCTGCCCTTCATCATCCTGACTCTGGTGAACTCTCCCTACAAGCGAGGCTTCTACTGCAACGATGACTCCATCCGCTACCCCTACAAGGCAGACACCATCACCCACGGCCTCATGGCCGGGGTCACCATCAGCTGCACTGTTATCATT ATCTCATCAGGAGAGGCGTACCTGGTCTACACCGAGCGTCTCTACTCCAAGTCAGAATTCAACAATTACCTGGCTGCCCTCTACAAGGTGGTTGGGACCTTTCTCTTCGGGGGAGCCATCAGCCAGTCCCTGACTGACCTGGCCAAATACATGATCGGCCGTCTGCGGCCAAACTTCCTGGCTGTCTGCAACCCTGACTGGTCCAAGGTGAACTGCTCCATCTACGTGCAGCTGGAGAATGTCTGCCAGGGAGAGAGCAGGAATGTCACCGAGTCCAG ACTGTCCTTCTACTCGGGACACTCTTCCTTTGGGATGTACTGCATGATGTTCCTGGCG CTCTACGTGCAGGCCCGCCTGGTGGGGAAGTGGGCCCGGTTGCTGCGTCCCACCATCCAGTTCTTCCTCATCGCCTTCGCCATCTACGTGGGCTACACCAGGGTGTCCGACTACAAGCACCACTGGAGTGATGTGCtggtggggctgctgcagggggcTCTCATTGCCGTCCTCATT GTCCACTACGTCTCTGACTTCTTCAAGCACCGTCCCCCGCGGCAGTGTGAGGAGAAGGACCCGGAGCGCAAGCCCAGCCTGCCCCTCACCCTGAGCGACCCCGACCACAATCACTACAGCTACCGGGGTGCCCCGTGA
- the PLPP2 gene encoding phospholipid phosphatase 2 isoform X2 yields MAGVTISCTVIIISSGEAYLVYTERLYSKSEFNNYLAALYKVVGTFLFGGAISQSLTDLAKYMIGRLRPNFLAVCNPDWSKVNCSIYVQLENVCQGESRNVTESRLSFYSGHSSFGMYCMMFLALYVQARLVGKWARLLRPTIQFFLIAFAIYVGYTRVSDYKHHWSDVLVGLLQGALIAVLIVHYVSDFFKHRPPRQCEEKDPERKPSLPLTLSDPDHNHYSYRGAP; encoded by the exons ATGGCCGGGGTCACCATCAGCTGCACTGTTATCATT ATCTCATCAGGAGAGGCGTACCTGGTCTACACCGAGCGTCTCTACTCCAAGTCAGAATTCAACAATTACCTGGCTGCCCTCTACAAGGTGGTTGGGACCTTTCTCTTCGGGGGAGCCATCAGCCAGTCCCTGACTGACCTGGCCAAATACATGATCGGCCGTCTGCGGCCAAACTTCCTGGCTGTCTGCAACCCTGACTGGTCCAAGGTGAACTGCTCCATCTACGTGCAGCTGGAGAATGTCTGCCAGGGAGAGAGCAGGAATGTCACCGAGTCCAG ACTGTCCTTCTACTCGGGACACTCTTCCTTTGGGATGTACTGCATGATGTTCCTGGCG CTCTACGTGCAGGCCCGCCTGGTGGGGAAGTGGGCCCGGTTGCTGCGTCCCACCATCCAGTTCTTCCTCATCGCCTTCGCCATCTACGTGGGCTACACCAGGGTGTCCGACTACAAGCACCACTGGAGTGATGTGCtggtggggctgctgcagggggcTCTCATTGCCGTCCTCATT GTCCACTACGTCTCTGACTTCTTCAAGCACCGTCCCCCGCGGCAGTGTGAGGAGAAGGACCCGGAGCGCAAGCCCAGCCTGCCCCTCACCCTGAGCGACCCCGACCACAATCACTACAGCTACCGGGGTGCCCCGTGA